cggttcccgcctcctccttgcccatcctttacctgttacagtatGACATATCTAATGTCATATTATaacaaaccattaaaaaaaaaacattcatgctGCCCAGATCTTTGCACAACGTGACTATAAATGTGTAAAACCTTTAACATTTAATACTTGggtcttatattattttataaaacgtAAACAGAAGCTTATATAATACCTAATAGTGATACTTCATTGAACGGACAATTTCACATGTATTTTGaacatacaaaatactgtattttattctgATACATTTAAAcacgtatttttattttaaatacattttcatgtatttgtgcccGTCACTGTTAACATAACTACAAGAAATTCATCTTTGACCATTTACAGGCACACTGGGATAAATATCTTGTTGACTGAGAAACCGATTAAAGCAAGTCATTATTTCAGCATTTTATTgtgtatcttaaaaaaaatattacaattagAGAAGAACATCAAAAAATATTGCCTTACGGTCTGTCAGGTAATCACATTAAagacaacaattttttttagaaatggcAAAACAACCACAAGAGCTTTGCAAAAAGCTATATTGAACTTTAACGAAGCATTCAATGAACATACTAAGATGGTTTCCAGAGTTTAAATGGACTTTAACGGTCTTTTGATGCAGAATTGACACCTGGGCTACACCAGCATTTAATCTGTTTGCACTAAAACACCGTAGCCCGTTTTCCTTGTATAAAGACGACTCCCTCTTCGtcatgagaaacagaacaaaataatcatttaaaaaaagaaaacaatgtcaCACTTTGGTAGAGTGATCAATTGCTAGTCCAAGATCAGCAAAAGTCTGCAACAGTTTTAAGGTGTTGAACTGGCTTCATAGTTTAATATTCCTGTCGAATATTCTCTTTGTTCTCGTCGCCCTGTTGTTGTTTCATCTGTGCCACTTCGTTCTCCAGCTGTACAATGGCACGCTCAATCTCATAGTTCTTACTAACGAGGGACACCCAGCTGCGAAAACAAATAAGCAAAAACAATTCCATCAGAGTTCAGTCaacttactgaattaaactttgcTCAAGACAGATTGACATATGTTATTAAGACAGGAATATACTGTACTTAATGCAGTACTGACTTTGACTCCAGTTCTCGAAGTTTGGCTCCTCCAGCTAGCTGATCGTTTTTGCGCTGCCAGTTCAGGTCCTGTATCTGTTTTCTGTAAGGAAATAGAAATACACCGTAAAAAGCAAACCCATTATTATTAAGATACAAATAcataactaaaatgttttagtgttaatgtcaaaattaactaattaaagtTTCCCAAATTGTGCAAAACTACTATATTTAACATACACAGATACAAAGAACAGTATTATGTTACTCACCTAACCTTCTGCAGTTCCTTTTGTGCATTTTCAATCATTAAGGCCAAATTACTGTTTCAGAGAAGACAACCGATTATAATCAGCAGAAAACCCATTCAAATGATCAAATCTCACAATAGTTTAGAttttctattaaagggatagttaacccaaaaatttttattctctcatcatttactcaccctcatgccataacagatgtgtatgactttctttcttctactgaacccaaacaaagatttttagaacaatatctcagctatgtcggtccatacaatgcaagtgaatggtggccagaactttgatggtccaaaaagcatataaaagtagcataaaagtaatccatatgactctagtgggtaaatccatgtcttcagaagcattatgatagatgtgggtgagaaaaagataaatatttaagtcctttttttaactataaattctcctccctgcccagtatttGGCataatgcacgaagaatgcaaatcacaaaaaaacaaaagaatgtgaaagtggagatttggtagtaaataaagacttaaatatcgatctgtttctcacccacacttatcatatcacttctgaagacatagatttaaccactggagtcatatgggttaagttctggccaccattcacttgcattgtattgacctacagagctgatatattcttctaaaaatcttcatttgttttctgcagaagaaataaagtctttCAATTTTTCCAGTATAATATAACAATACCAATGTTGAGGAATGGTCAAATGAATTAAAAGATCCATATACACAGAGAGTCTCAAATTCATGATTACACTTCAAATTACAGACTTAAGTCTGTTCACTTACTCGTTTGACACCTTCCATGCATTAGTCCCATACTGGGCCATAAGTTCAAGGTTCTCAATACGCACTGCCTGGTGCTCAAGCTGGGCCATAGAGTTATTAACGCAGTCCTGCCAGGCCGTCATGTCATTCTTCTGCCCAGATGATGGAGCAGGCAGTTCATACCTAAGACGATGTTCAAAATATAGTGAGGTATGAATGCAAATAACACactttgttttaaagggatagttcacccaaaaatgaaaattctctcatcatttactcaccctcataccatcccagatatggGACTTTCTTTGATCTGCTGAACCCaaagaagatatttagaagaatgtctctgctctgtgggtccatagaatgcaagtgaatggtaattaaaacgctgaagctccaaaaagcacataaaggctgcataaatgtaatccataagactccagtggattaatcaatgatccagttggttttgggagagaaagaccaaaatataactcctttttcactataaatcattacatcagcagtctccttggtgataaTTATTTCTAGCTCGATTACACTAATGCCATCTAGCGCTCCgagcatgcgtcaagcactaggaagtttaatcgagcttgaaatcatgactgtgcctagagactgcaatggcaagatgtacagaaaaatacatttgtctgttctcaaccaaaatcgattagattgcTTAAGAAGaggtggattaaaccactgaagttgtatggactacttttatgctgcctttatgtgcttattgtagcttcaaagttctggccaccattcacttacactgtatggacctacagagcttaagtactcttctaaaaatcttcatttgtgttctgcagaagaaagtcgtacacatctgagatgacataaGGTAgagcaaattatgagagaattgtcatttttgggtgaactaaccctttaagttatATATTTGTACAAGCCCAatattgtgtgacaataaaagtgatttgatataTTGC
This is a stretch of genomic DNA from Myxocyprinus asiaticus isolate MX2 ecotype Aquarium Trade chromosome 24, UBuf_Myxa_2, whole genome shotgun sequence. It encodes these proteins:
- the bcas2 gene encoding pre-mRNA-splicing factor SPF27, with translation MAGPSSVAGDVFVDALPYFDQGYDAAGVREAAAALVEEETRRYRPTKNYLSYMPTPDFSAFETDIMRNEFERLAARQPIELLSMKRYELPAPSSGQKNDMTAWQDCVNNSMAQLEHQAVRIENLELMAQYGTNAWKVSNDNLALMIENAQKELQKVRKQIQDLNWQRKNDQLAGGAKLRELESNWVSLVSKNYEIERAIVQLENEVAQMKQQQGDENKENIRQEY